In Colletotrichum higginsianum IMI 349063 chromosome 1, whole genome shotgun sequence, one genomic interval encodes:
- a CDS encoding Hsp70 family chaperone: protein MAAKKKKEHVIVVGIDFGTTFSGVSWAYLGQPDVIEVITRWETELNFASDTEKTPTAILFQKPQGEVFWGSGIPLDTDQEPLRWFKLLLVDEKDLPLDVKHSSQIAAAKALAKAANKDPLEIISSYLRLLWNHSMECIGISAGEQTVKLCRFHVVITLPAIWPDYAKARMRNAAEHAGITQHRPAGKTSLTFISEPEAAALATTKDVTCKPQAKKGDYFVVCDAGGGTVDLISYEITSLNPTVVREAIKGDGGLCGGVFLDEAFLNLIKEKVTPAAWAMVPNEEAANMLNCDWENGIKQRYEGQENRTWNVRLPPECQIRNGFTRGIKRKRNLMLGHNDLHHVFDPIAKKIGKLIQKQIDGVLTVSGKLPKTIILVGGFGRSRYIHNYVKSMLDDGITLLQSSGTKPWTAICRGATLQGLASLSLSPDLAVSVRSRISRASYGIEYRQKFDPRLHDPSDKYWYQEEQDWYVNGNMKWFLEQGMDVSSTQPVRHEYYRLYSSAPKEITDTFHVTAISPAPKRQTSDVKRLCDVTWNKMIDFEALPRFTNSLGKVFGKLEFIIEMACAGASIDFTVIHDGKRVCSKNVEVDFEGNLTNEDEESSSEDESE from the exons ATGGCTgcaaagaaaaagaaggagCACGTCAttgtcgtcggcatcgacttTGGCACTAC GTTCTCGGGTGTCAGTTGGGCATACTTGGGCCAGCCAGACGTCATTGAAGTTATCACCCGATGGGAAACCGAGCTGAACTTCGCGTCGGACACCGAGAAGACCCCCACTGCGATTCTCTTCCAAAAGCCTCAAGGTGAGGTCTTTTGGGGATCTGGCATTCCACTCGATACAGATCAGGAGCCTTTGAGGTGGTTCAAGCTTCTGCTTGTGGACGAGAAGGATCTCCCACTCGATGTTAAACATTCCTCACAGATTGCAGCTGCCAAGGCGCTCGCGAAAGCTGCTAACAAAGACCCCCTTGAGATCATCAGCAGCTACCTTCGCCTTTTGTGGAATCATTCCATGGAATGCATTGGTATTTCTGCTGGGGAGCAGACCGTCAAACTTTGCAGATTTCATGTCGTCATTACCCTACCAGCCATTTGGCCCGACTATGCGAAGGCCCGCATGAGAAATGCCGCAGAGCACGCAGGCATTACCCAGCATCGTCCTGCTGGCAAGACTAGCTTGACTTTCATATCTGAGCCGGAAGCAGCGGCTCTAGCGACCACAAAAGATGTTACCTGTAAACCACAGGCCAAA AAAGGTGACTACTTCGTCGTCTGTGACGCCGGTGGTGGTACCGTCGACCTGATCAGCTATGAGATCACGAGCTTGAATCCTACAGTGGTTcgcgaggccatcaagggcGATGGTGGACTCTGCGGTGGTGTTTTCCTCGATGAAGCATTTCTCAATCTCATCAAAGAGAAGGTCACGCCTGCGGCTTGGGCTATGGTGCCCAACGAAGAAGCTGCCAACATGCTGAACTGTGATTGGGAAAATGGTATCAAGCAGCGATATGAGGGCCAAGAGAATCGTACTTGGAACGTCAGGCTGCCCCCCGAGTGCCAGATCCGAAATGGCTTTACTCGGGGTATCAAGCGCAAGCGAAACCTGATGCTCGGACACAACGACTTGCACCATGTCTTTGACCCGATTGCCAAGAAGATTGGCAAACTGATACAGAAGCAGATCGATGGTGTGCTTACGGTCTCCGGCAAATTGCCCAAG ACCATCATTCTTGTTGGCGGTTTTGGTCGAAGCAGATACATCCATAATTATGTCAAGTCGATGCTTGACGATGGTATTACGCTCCTCCAGTCATCCGGAACTAAGCC TTGGACTGCCATTTGCCGTGGCGCAACGCTCCAGGGACTTGCTAGCCTCAGCCTCAGCCCTGATCTCGCAGTCAGCGTGCGATCGAGAATATCTCGTGCCAGCTACGGCATTGAGTATCGTCAGAAATTCGACCCAAGACTTCACGACCCTTCTGATAAGTACTGGTACCAGGAGGAGCAAGATTGGTATGTCAATGGGAACATGAAGTGGTTTCTCGAACAG GGTATGGACGTCTCAAGCACACAACCTGTCCGCCATGAGTACTACCGACTCTACTCGTCAGCCCCAAAGGAGATAACTGACACATTCCATGTCACTGCGATCTCGCCAGCCCCGAAGCGCCAAACCTCGGATGTCAAGAGGCTTTGCGACGTCACGTGGAACAAGATGATTGACTTCGAGGCTTTGCCGCGCTTCACCAACTCCCTTGGAAAGGTTTTCGGCAAACTCGAATTCATAATCGAGATGGCATGTGCTGGAGCGAGCATTGACTTCACCGTCATCCATGATGGTAAACGAGTCTGCTCGAAGAATGTCGAAGTGGATTTCGAAGGTAATCTCACCAATGAGGACGAAGAGTCTAGTTCTGAAGAcgagagtgagtga
- a CDS encoding Major facilitator superfamily transporter encodes MAQTRNSADDGRGNTSTDVVGDRDMVAAPAAAAATAGPDEAETEKVAVVGEASSPQVSALNSTPDGSGVERRGGNVWAGDETRSPTPSPSNSDCESYRGGKGRDGVVDLVVKTLTWTPRKLRYDPENPPQFTLALNFMFAVAATFTVANLYYNQPVLNRIAETFEVSFERASSVATLMQAGYAAGLLLICPLGDMVRRRPFILGLIWVTAMLWLGLCVTNSFEAFLGLSFIVGATTVTPQLMLPLVADMAPAHRKASSLSITTSGLMLGMLIARLLSGIVANYTSWRTIYWVSFGAQYAILILLFFFLPDYPSKNPDGLNYFRALWTIVTMLFTEPVLVQACLIGFFISAIFTSFWTTLTFLLASPPYEYSSITIGLFSLIGIAAICGGPVYGRLIMDRYVPFLSSVLGQVVIFVGCVVGAFTGEFTVAGPVVQAICIDMGIQTAQTANRTSIYTINAKARNRVNTAYMVCVFCGQLTGTAVGNRLYAQGGWKYSGGASVGFIGLSIIITMLKGPRETRWVGWSGGHKLRRDDVAKKPEPVSPEDGRGTMRAEGEEETTGEKRPETGADHSVAR; translated from the exons ATGGCGCAGACGCGAAACTCTGCCGATGATGGCAGAGGCAACACAAGCacggacgtcgtcggcgacaggGACATGGTCGCGGCGcccgcggctgcggctgcgacGGCCGGGCCCGACgaggcggagacggagaaggtGGCAGTGGTGGGAGAAGCTTCCAGCCCGCAGGTCTCAGCCCTGAACTCTACCCCGGATGGCTCCGGCgtggagaggagaggaggcaATGTCTGGGCAGGCGACGAGACGAGGTCAcccacgccgtcgccgtcgaaTTCGGACTGCGAATCGTAccgcggcggcaagggacGCGACGGGGTCGTGGATCTGGTAGTGAAGACGCTCACctggacgccgaggaagctTCGGTACGATCCCGAGAACCCTCCGCAATTTACTCTGGCGCTAAACTTTATGTTCGCTGTC GCGGCGACGTTTACGGTGGCCAACCTCTATTACAACCAGCCGGTGCTGAATAGGATCGCCGAGACGTTCGAAGTCAGCTTTGagagggcgtcgtcggtaGCGACGTTGATGCAGGCCGGATACGCGGCCgggttgttgttgatctGCCCGCTGGGCGACatggtgcggcggcggccattCATCTTGGGACTCATTTGGGTGACGGCCATGCTC TGGCTCGGCCTCTGCGTGACAAACTCCTTCGAGGCATTCCTGGGCCTCTCTTTTATCGTCGGTGCCACGACTGTCACGCCGCAGCTCATGCTCCCGCTCGTGGCCGACATGGCCCCAGCGCACAGGAAAGCAAGCTCACTGTCCATCACGACGTCGGGCCTGATGCTCGGCATGCTCATCGCGCGGCTCCTGTCGGGCATCGTGGCCAACTACACGTCGTGGCGCACCATCTACTGGGTCTCGTTCGGGGCTCAGTACGCCATTCTCATCCTgttgttcttcttcctgccggACTATCCGTCCAAGAACCCGGACGGACTGAACTACTTTCGCGCGCTGTGGACGATTGTGACCATGTTATTTACGGAACCTGTTCTTGTGCAGGCGTGCTTGATAGGGTTCTTCATCAGTGCCATCTTCACGTCGTTCTggacgacgttgacgttCCTGCTGGCATCGCCGCCGTACGAGTACTCGTCCATCACGATCGGACTATTCTCGCtcatcggcatcgcggcAATCTGCGGCGGGCCGGTTTACGGGCGGCTCATCATGGACCGATACGTGCCGTTCCTGTCGTCGGTGCTGGGTCAGGTAGTCATTTTCGTCGGATGCGTGGTGGGCGCCTTCACGGGCGAGTTCACGGTTGCGGGACCTGTCGTCCAGGCGATCTGCATCGACATGGGCATCCAGACGGCACAGACAGCGAACCGGACATCTATCTACACCATCAACGCCAAGGCGAGGAACAGGGTCAACACCGCGTACATGGTGTGCGTGTTTTGCGGACAGCTGACAGGGACAGCGGTGGGCAACAGGCTGTATGCGCAGGGCGGCTGGAAGTACAGCGGAGGCGCATCTG TTGGTTTCATCGGCCTATCAATTATCATCACCATGCTCAAGGGCCCAAGGGAGACGAGGTGGGTCGGCTGGAGCGGCGGGCACAAGCTGCGCAGAGACGACGTCGCGAagaagccggagccggtgTCGCCCGAAGATGGACGAGGGACAATGAGGgcggaaggggaggaggagacgacggGGGAAAAGAGGCCGGAGACCGGAGCCGATCACTCAGTGGCGCGATGA